The following proteins are encoded in a genomic region of uncultured Ilyobacter sp.:
- the argC gene encoding N-acetyl-gamma-glutamyl-phosphate reductase produces MVRVGIIGATGYAGQQLVWYLNMHKNAEIKFMVSNSYVGQEFSEIYRNFKKFLDDKLIGVEDVESKLDEIDVLFMALPHGKSAPFVKLAMDKGIKAIDLGADFRLDSEETFKEWYKDDYKHPEFIKDAVYGLPELKRREEIKNCKIIANPGCYPTASILALAPLLENDLIEKDSIVIDAKSGVSGAGRSAKIASLYTECNESIKAYGVTTHRHTAEIEQELSKIGEENIALTFTPHLVPMNRGILSVTYSKLKKDISEKEIYDLYNKFYENEYFVRVINDLPETRFVRGTNLCDIAVRVDKRTNRVIAISAIDNLIKGAAGQAIQNMNIMFGLEENDGLDILAMNP; encoded by the coding sequence ATGGTGAGAGTAGGAATAATCGGAGCCACTGGCTATGCCGGACAACAGCTTGTATGGTATCTAAATATGCACAAGAATGCAGAGATAAAGTTTATGGTATCAAATAGCTATGTAGGACAGGAGTTCAGCGAAATCTATAGGAACTTTAAAAAGTTTTTAGATGACAAGCTTATAGGGGTAGAAGATGTGGAATCTAAGTTAGATGAGATAGATGTTCTTTTTATGGCTCTTCCTCACGGTAAATCTGCTCCCTTTGTAAAGCTCGCAATGGACAAGGGTATAAAAGCTATAGACCTAGGTGCAGACTTTAGGCTAGACAGTGAAGAAACCTTTAAAGAGTGGTATAAAGACGATTATAAACATCCTGAATTCATAAAAGACGCAGTTTACGGTTTGCCTGAACTGAAAAGAAGAGAAGAGATAAAAAACTGCAAAATAATAGCAAATCCAGGATGTTATCCTACTGCTAGTATATTAGCTCTAGCTCCCCTTTTAGAAAATGACCTTATAGAAAAGGATTCTATTGTGATAGATGCAAAGTCGGGAGTCTCAGGGGCAGGTAGATCTGCGAAGATAGCATCCCTTTATACAGAGTGCAACGAATCTATAAAAGCCTATGGTGTGACAACTCATAGACATACAGCAGAGATTGAGCAAGAGTTATCTAAGATAGGAGAGGAGAACATAGCCTTAACATTCACGCCTCATCTTGTCCCTATGAACAGAGGGATACTTTCTGTGACTTACTCAAAGCTGAAAAAAGATATCAGTGAAAAAGAAATTTATGACCTATATAACAAGTTCTATGAAAATGAGTATTTTGTAAGGGTTATAAATGACCTTCCTGAAACTAGATTTGTAAGGGGAACAAACCTCTGTGATATCGCAGTAAGGGTGGACAAAAGGACAAATAGAGTGATAGCAATATCTGCAATAGATAACCTTATAAAAGGTGCTGCAGGACAGGCAATACAGAATATGAATATCATGTTTGGTCTTGAGGAAAACGACGGTTTAGATATTTTGGCAATGAATCCATAA